In a genomic window of Streptomyces katrae:
- a CDS encoding lysophospholipid acyltransferase family protein, with the protein MSRRRIGFWYRLAAVIAKPPLVVLFKRDWRGMEHIPADGGFITAVNHNSYLDPLSYAHFQYNTGRVPRLLAKAGLFKVPFVGAILRGSGQIPVYRETTNALDAFRAAVAAVERGECVAFYPEGTLTRDPEMWPMAGKSGVARVALITQAPVIPVAQWGANLVMPPYAKENKVRLFPRKTLQVLAGPPVDLSAFYGKEPTPEVLKGATEAIMADITRLLEELRGEKAPDQPYDHRKARAQQRRKAAGEGSK; encoded by the coding sequence GTGTCCCGCCGCAGAATCGGCTTCTGGTACCGCCTGGCGGCGGTCATCGCAAAACCGCCGCTGGTAGTGCTCTTCAAGCGGGACTGGCGGGGAATGGAGCACATTCCGGCCGACGGCGGATTCATCACCGCCGTCAATCACAACTCGTATCTGGACCCGCTGTCCTACGCGCACTTCCAGTACAACACCGGCCGGGTGCCCCGGCTGCTCGCCAAGGCCGGGCTCTTCAAAGTGCCTTTCGTCGGCGCGATCCTCCGCGGATCGGGACAGATCCCCGTCTACCGCGAGACCACCAACGCCCTGGACGCGTTCCGGGCCGCCGTGGCCGCAGTCGAGCGCGGCGAATGCGTCGCGTTCTACCCCGAGGGCACCCTCACCCGCGACCCGGAGATGTGGCCGATGGCCGGCAAGAGCGGTGTCGCCCGCGTGGCGCTGATCACCCAGGCTCCCGTCATTCCGGTGGCCCAGTGGGGCGCCAACCTCGTGATGCCGCCGTACGCCAAGGAGAACAAGGTCCGCCTGTTCCCCCGCAAGACCCTCCAGGTCCTCGCGGGCCCGCCCGTGGACCTCTCGGCCTTCTACGGCAAGGAACCGACGCCGGAGGTCCTCAAGGGGGCCACCGAGGCGATCATGGCCGACATCACCCGGCTCCTGGAGGAGCTGCGCGGCGAGAAGGCCCCCGACCAGCCGTACGACCACCGCAAGGCCCGCGCGCAGCAGCGGCGCAAGGCCGCGGGGGAGGGTTCCAAGTGA
- a CDS encoding NAD(P)H-dependent glycerol-3-phosphate dehydrogenase — protein MTRPVKAAVFSAGSWGTAFGMVLADAGCEVTLWARRPEVADAINTGRTNPDYFPGVELPANLRATTDPAEAARGADFTVLSVPSQTLRGNLAAWAPLLEPDTVLVSLMKGIELGTAKRMSEVIEEVAKVPAERVAVVTGPNLAREIVARQPAASVVACVDEAVAQRLQAACHTPYFRPYTSTDVIGCELGGAVKNVIGLAVGIADGMGLGDNTKGSLITRGLAEATRLGLAMGADPLTFSGLAGLGDLVATCSSPLSRNHTFGTNLGRGMTLEETIAVTKQTAEGVKSCQSVADLARRHGVDMPITDTVVDIVHHGKPTLVALKELMGRSAKPERH, from the coding sequence GTGACGCGTCCCGTCAAGGCAGCCGTCTTCTCCGCGGGCTCCTGGGGTACCGCCTTCGGCATGGTGCTGGCCGACGCGGGCTGCGAGGTCACCCTGTGGGCCCGCCGCCCGGAGGTCGCCGACGCCATCAACACCGGCCGCACCAACCCGGACTACTTCCCCGGCGTGGAGCTCCCCGCGAACCTGCGGGCGACCACCGACCCGGCCGAGGCCGCCCGCGGCGCGGACTTCACGGTGCTGTCCGTGCCCTCCCAGACCCTGCGCGGCAACCTCGCCGCCTGGGCCCCCCTGCTGGAGCCCGACACCGTCCTCGTCTCCCTGATGAAGGGCATCGAACTCGGCACCGCCAAGCGGATGAGCGAGGTCATCGAGGAGGTGGCCAAGGTCCCCGCCGAGCGCGTCGCCGTGGTCACCGGCCCCAACCTGGCCCGCGAGATCGTCGCCCGCCAGCCCGCCGCCTCCGTCGTCGCCTGCGTGGACGAGGCCGTGGCCCAGCGGCTCCAGGCCGCCTGCCACACCCCGTACTTCCGGCCGTACACCAGCACCGACGTCATCGGCTGCGAGCTCGGCGGCGCCGTCAAGAACGTCATCGGCCTCGCCGTCGGCATCGCCGACGGCATGGGCCTGGGCGACAACACCAAGGGCTCGCTCATCACCCGGGGCCTGGCCGAAGCCACCCGTCTGGGCCTGGCGATGGGCGCCGACCCGCTCACCTTCTCCGGCCTCGCGGGCCTCGGCGACCTCGTCGCCACCTGCTCCTCGCCGCTCTCCCGCAACCACACGTTCGGCACGAACCTGGGCCGCGGGATGACCCTGGAGGAGACCATCGCGGTCACCAAGCAGACCGCCGAGGGGGTCAAGTCCTGCCAGTCCGTGGCGGATCTGGCCCGCCGCCACGGAGTGGACATGCCGATCACCGACACGGTCGTCGACATCGTCCACCACGGCAAGCCCACGCTGGTCGCGCTGAAGGAACTCATGGGCCGCAGCGCCAAACCGGAACGACACTGA
- a CDS encoding D-alanine--D-alanine ligase family protein codes for MSSENLPQTPEQQGRKPRVAVVFGGRSSEHAISVVTAGAVLRSIDRSKYEVLPIGITTDGRWALTADAPERMAIADRRLPDVASLAESPDGTVVLPVDPASREVVYTEPGSVPKALGEVDVVFPVLHGPYGEDGTLQGLLELSGIPYVGCGVLASAVGQDKDYMKRVFTSFGLNVGPYVTIRPREWEADQDAARAKVLDFAAEHGWPLFVKPARAGSSIGITKVDDASGLDAAIREARHHDPKVIVEALLRGREIECGVLEFEDGPRASVPAEIPPVSSHDFYDFEAKYIDSAAGLVPAPLTPEQTAEVQRLAVEAFEAASCEGLVRADFFLTEDGTFVINEINTLPGFTPISMYPRMWQESGIEYPELVDRLIQAALRRSTGLR; via the coding sequence ATGAGCAGCGAGAACCTCCCCCAGACCCCTGAGCAGCAGGGCCGCAAGCCCCGCGTGGCCGTCGTCTTCGGCGGCCGCAGCTCGGAACACGCCATCTCGGTCGTCACCGCGGGCGCCGTGCTGCGCTCCATCGACCGCTCCAAGTACGAGGTGCTGCCCATCGGCATCACCACGGACGGCCGGTGGGCCCTGACCGCCGACGCACCCGAGCGCATGGCCATCGCCGACCGCCGGCTCCCCGACGTGGCGTCGCTGGCGGAGTCCCCGGACGGCACCGTCGTGCTGCCCGTGGACCCCGCCAGCCGCGAGGTCGTCTACACCGAGCCGGGATCCGTCCCCAAGGCACTGGGTGAGGTCGACGTCGTCTTCCCCGTGCTGCACGGCCCCTACGGCGAGGACGGCACCCTCCAGGGCCTCCTGGAGCTCTCCGGGATCCCGTACGTCGGCTGCGGCGTCCTCGCCTCGGCCGTCGGCCAGGACAAGGACTACATGAAGCGGGTGTTCACCTCCTTCGGGCTGAACGTCGGCCCGTACGTGACCATCCGCCCCCGTGAGTGGGAGGCCGACCAGGACGCCGCCAGGGCCAAGGTCCTGGACTTCGCCGCCGAGCACGGCTGGCCGCTGTTCGTGAAGCCCGCCCGCGCCGGCTCCTCCATCGGCATCACCAAGGTCGACGACGCCTCCGGGCTCGACGCCGCCATCCGCGAGGCCCGCCACCACGACCCCAAGGTTATCGTGGAGGCCCTGCTGCGCGGCCGCGAGATCGAGTGCGGCGTCCTGGAGTTCGAGGACGGGCCGCGCGCGAGCGTGCCCGCGGAGATCCCGCCGGTCTCCAGCCACGACTTCTACGACTTCGAGGCGAAGTACATCGACTCCGCCGCCGGCCTGGTGCCCGCCCCGCTCACCCCGGAGCAGACCGCCGAGGTGCAGCGGCTCGCGGTCGAGGCCTTCGAGGCCGCGTCCTGCGAGGGACTGGTCCGCGCCGACTTCTTCCTCACCGAGGACGGCACCTTCGTCATCAACGAGATCAACACCCTGCCCGGGTTCACGCCGATCTCGATGTACCCGCGCATGTGGCAGGAGTCGGGCATCGAGTACCCGGAGCTGGTGGACCGCCTGATCCAGGCCGCCCTGCGCCGCTCCACCGGCCTGCGCTAG
- a CDS encoding DUF3515 domain-containing protein → MSSHRRPLRVLALPVLSAGLALAGCAPGTSEARVTPPPAPPADVAGLCAALHKDLPATVSGLDRTATEPESDLTAAWGGSAIVLRCGIPKPAKMADPKADGVEVNGVGWLVERPADGGLKFTTGSRLAYTEVWIDKEHATDAGMLVGLSAAVAKAVPAGISSY, encoded by the coding sequence ATGTCTTCGCACCGTCGGCCCCTGCGTGTACTGGCCCTGCCCGTCCTGTCGGCGGGCCTGGCCCTGGCGGGCTGTGCCCCCGGGACCTCCGAGGCCCGGGTGACTCCGCCGCCCGCGCCGCCCGCCGACGTCGCGGGGCTCTGTGCCGCGCTGCACAAGGACCTCCCGGCGACGGTGTCCGGGCTGGACCGGACCGCCACCGAACCGGAGTCGGACCTGACCGCCGCGTGGGGCGGTTCGGCGATCGTACTGCGGTGCGGCATCCCCAAGCCCGCCAAGATGGCCGATCCGAAGGCGGACGGAGTGGAGGTGAACGGCGTCGGCTGGCTGGTGGAACGGCCGGCCGACGGCGGTCTGAAGTTCACCACCGGGTCGCGCCTGGCCTACACGGAGGTCTGGATCGACAAGGAGCATGCCACGGACGCGGGCATGCTCGTGGGTCTGTCCGCCGCGGTGGCCAAGGCCGTGCCGGCCGGGATCTCCTCCTACTGA
- a CDS encoding Lrp/AsnC family transcriptional regulator, whose protein sequence is MVQAYILIQTEVGKASVVAESIGNIPGVIQAEDVTGPYDVIVRAQADTVDDLGRMVVAKVQQVEGITRTLTCPVVHL, encoded by the coding sequence GTGGTACAGGCGTACATCCTCATCCAGACCGAGGTGGGCAAGGCGTCGGTCGTCGCCGAGTCCATCGGGAACATCCCGGGGGTGATCCAGGCCGAGGACGTGACGGGGCCGTACGACGTCATCGTGCGCGCCCAGGCCGACACCGTCGACGATCTCGGCCGCATGGTGGTCGCCAAGGTGCAGCAGGTGGAGGGGATCACCCGCACCCTGACCTGCCCCGTGGTCCATCTGTAG
- a CDS encoding thiamine-phosphate kinase, whose product MKGTVGELGEFGLIRELTSRLTTTPAVRLGPGDDAAVVSAPDRRVVASTDILLEGRHFRRDWSTAYDVGRKAAAQNLADIAAMGAVPTALLLGLVVPAELPVTWPTELMDGIRDECQVAGAAVVGGDVVRGDTITVSITALGDLRNHEPVLRSGAQPGDVVAVTGWLGWSAAGYAVLSRGFRSPRAFVEAHRRPEPPYHAGPAAAGLGATAMTDVSDGLIADLGHIAEASHVRIDLRSGAVDIPTQMHDIGQAVGVDPLQWVLTGGEDHAIVATFPPDVKLPARWKVIGEVQHRSALPQVTVDGAPWTSTGGWDHFGGDPAEGETP is encoded by the coding sequence ATGAAGGGCACTGTGGGCGAGCTGGGGGAATTCGGGCTCATCAGGGAGCTCACCTCACGGCTCACCACCACCCCGGCGGTCCGGCTCGGACCGGGCGACGACGCCGCGGTCGTGTCGGCCCCCGACCGGCGGGTCGTGGCCAGCACGGACATCCTGCTGGAGGGCAGGCACTTCCGGCGCGACTGGTCCACCGCCTACGACGTCGGCCGCAAGGCCGCCGCGCAGAACCTGGCCGACATCGCCGCCATGGGCGCCGTGCCGACCGCCCTCCTGCTCGGCCTGGTGGTCCCGGCGGAGCTGCCGGTCACCTGGCCCACCGAGCTCATGGACGGCATCCGCGACGAGTGCCAGGTCGCCGGCGCGGCCGTGGTCGGCGGCGACGTCGTCCGCGGGGACACCATCACCGTCTCCATCACCGCCCTCGGCGACCTGCGCAACCACGAGCCCGTGCTGCGCTCCGGCGCCCAGCCCGGCGACGTGGTGGCCGTCACGGGCTGGCTCGGCTGGTCCGCCGCCGGCTACGCGGTGCTCTCGCGCGGCTTCCGCTCCCCGCGGGCCTTCGTCGAGGCGCACCGGCGCCCCGAGCCGCCGTACCACGCGGGCCCGGCGGCCGCCGGACTCGGCGCCACCGCCATGACCGACGTCAGCGACGGCCTGATCGCCGACCTCGGGCACATCGCCGAGGCCAGCCACGTACGGATCGACCTGCGCTCGGGGGCCGTGGACATCCCGACCCAGATGCACGACATCGGCCAGGCCGTCGGCGTGGACCCGCTCCAGTGGGTGCTGACCGGGGGAGAGGACCACGCCATCGTGGCGACCTTCCCGCCCGACGTGAAGCTCCCGGCCCGCTGGAAGGTCATCGGGGAGGTCCAGCACCGCTCGGCGCTGCCCCAGGTGACCGTGGACGGCGCCCCCTGGACCAGCACCGGCGGCTGGGACCACTTCGGGGGCGACCCGGCCGAGGGCGAGACCCCGTGA
- the thiD gene encoding bifunctional hydroxymethylpyrimidine kinase/phosphomethylpyrimidine kinase, with protein MSRAGGAPPLCLTVAGSDSGGGAGIQADLKTMLALGVHGMSVVTAVTAQNSLGVRGAWELPAEAVTAQYRAVVDDIGVQAVKTGMLSSAVLVETVAELLAGTDAPVVVDPVGVSKHGDPLLAASALDAVRGELLPRATVATPNLDEVAQLTGLAVEDEDGMRRAAAAVLGFGPRWALIKGGHLAAHGGEAVDLLTDGSEELWLRAPRHDNRHTHGTGCTLAGAVAAGLAKGLSVPEAVTAAKEYVTGAIAAGFALGGGIGPVDHAWQWR; from the coding sequence GTGAGCCGGGCCGGCGGGGCCCCGCCGCTGTGCCTGACCGTCGCCGGATCCGACTCCGGCGGCGGTGCGGGCATCCAGGCCGACCTCAAGACGATGCTGGCGCTCGGGGTGCACGGCATGAGCGTGGTCACCGCCGTGACCGCCCAGAACTCCCTCGGGGTGCGGGGGGCCTGGGAGCTGCCCGCCGAGGCCGTCACGGCCCAGTACCGGGCCGTCGTGGACGACATCGGGGTCCAGGCGGTCAAGACCGGGATGCTCTCCTCCGCCGTCCTCGTGGAGACCGTCGCGGAACTGCTTGCCGGCACCGACGCCCCGGTGGTGGTGGATCCCGTGGGGGTCTCCAAGCACGGGGACCCGCTGCTCGCGGCCTCCGCGCTGGACGCCGTACGCGGGGAGCTGCTGCCCCGGGCCACGGTGGCGACGCCCAACCTCGACGAGGTGGCGCAGCTGACCGGTCTGGCCGTCGAGGACGAGGACGGCATGCGGCGGGCCGCCGCCGCGGTCCTCGGCTTCGGGCCCCGCTGGGCGCTGATCAAGGGCGGCCACCTCGCCGCCCACGGCGGGGAGGCCGTGGACCTGCTCACCGACGGCTCCGAGGAGCTGTGGCTGCGGGCGCCCCGCCACGACAACCGGCACACCCACGGCACCGGCTGCACCCTCGCCGGCGCCGTGGCGGCGGGCCTGGCCAAGGGGCTGTCCGTCCCGGAGGCCGTCACGGCGGCCAAGGAGTACGTCACCGGTGCCATCGCCGCGGGCTTCGCGCTCGGCGGCGGGATCGGCCCGGTGGACCACGCCTGGCAGTGGCGCTGA
- the rpmB gene encoding 50S ribosomal protein L28: MAANCDVCAKGPSFGNNISHSHRRTSRRWNPNIQRVRAVVNGTPKRLNACTSCIKAGKVSR, encoded by the coding sequence GTGGCTGCCAACTGCGACGTTTGCGCCAAGGGGCCGAGCTTCGGCAACAACATCTCCCACTCGCACCGCCGCACCTCGCGTCGCTGGAACCCGAACATCCAGCGCGTCCGTGCCGTGGTCAATGGGACGCCGAAGCGCCTCAACGCCTGCACCTCGTGCATCAAGGCCGGCAAGGTCTCGCGCTGA
- a CDS encoding DAK2 domain-containing protein, with protein MAHEPEPQPADEFDAEAVRTWSSLALAALGRARTDIDAINVYPVADADTGTNLYLTAESAHRALTEAFAPTAPGVSDGTAPATATATATASLPEAVRAYAHGALIGARGNSGTILAQLLRGIADVLGAAPAGHAPGPLLAQALTRAAEEAYQAVAHPVEGTMLTVAGAAARAAQAAPGTAADVARAAYDGARAALAETPGQLAALGKAGVVDAGGCGLVAVLGALWQALSGREPEPEPVQGPAEPVERVPEPCAQEEGGPGYEVVYLLEAAEEAVDRLRTALDGLGDSLVVVGGDGLWNVHVHVDDPGAAVEAGVEAGRPYRIRITHFGDERRRASAPRAQRAVVAVVHGEGLAALCGEAGATTVPARAGEPPAVADLLDAIRRAHAREVVLLPGGAEIRAAAGAAAEQARADGVRVAVIPTRSAVQALAALAVHDPEAGFDEDVVAMTAAAGATRYGELAVAERQSFTSAGICQAGDVLGLIDGDVAVIGAGLPETAEAVLERMLGSGGELVTLVLGPEAPDTLAARLEAYVQQRHLAVDTVTYSGGRHSAPLLIGVE; from the coding sequence GTGGCGCACGAGCCCGAGCCGCAGCCCGCCGACGAGTTCGACGCCGAAGCGGTGCGCACCTGGAGCTCCCTGGCCCTGGCCGCACTGGGCCGGGCCCGCACGGACATCGACGCGATCAACGTCTACCCCGTCGCCGACGCCGACACCGGGACCAACCTCTACCTGACGGCCGAATCCGCCCACCGGGCCCTGACCGAGGCCTTCGCCCCCACCGCTCCCGGCGTGAGCGACGGCACAGCCCCGGCCACCGCGACGGCCACCGCGACGGCCTCCCTCCCGGAGGCCGTACGGGCTTACGCGCACGGCGCGCTCATAGGCGCCCGCGGCAACTCCGGGACGATCCTCGCCCAGCTCCTGCGCGGCATCGCCGACGTCCTCGGCGCCGCCCCCGCGGGCCACGCCCCCGGCCCGCTGCTGGCCCAGGCCCTCACCCGGGCCGCCGAGGAGGCCTACCAGGCCGTCGCCCACCCCGTCGAGGGGACGATGCTCACCGTCGCCGGAGCCGCCGCCCGTGCCGCGCAGGCCGCCCCGGGAACCGCCGCCGACGTGGCCCGCGCCGCCTACGACGGGGCCCGCGCGGCCCTTGCCGAGACCCCCGGGCAGCTGGCCGCCCTCGGCAAGGCCGGGGTGGTCGACGCGGGGGGCTGCGGGCTGGTCGCCGTACTCGGGGCGCTGTGGCAGGCGCTGTCCGGCCGGGAGCCCGAGCCCGAGCCGGTCCAGGGGCCGGCCGAGCCCGTGGAGCGCGTCCCGGAGCCCTGCGCCCAGGAGGAGGGCGGGCCCGGCTACGAGGTGGTCTACCTGCTGGAGGCCGCCGAGGAGGCCGTCGACCGGCTGCGCACCGCCCTCGACGGGCTCGGCGACTCCCTCGTGGTGGTCGGCGGCGACGGGCTGTGGAACGTCCACGTGCACGTCGACGACCCCGGCGCGGCCGTCGAGGCCGGAGTGGAAGCCGGCCGGCCGTACCGGATCCGCATCACCCACTTCGGTGACGAACGCCGCCGCGCGAGCGCCCCGCGCGCCCAGCGGGCCGTCGTGGCCGTGGTCCACGGCGAGGGGCTGGCCGCACTGTGCGGGGAGGCCGGCGCGACCACCGTCCCGGCCAGGGCGGGCGAGCCCCCGGCCGTCGCCGACCTGCTCGACGCGATCCGCCGGGCCCACGCCCGCGAGGTGGTCCTGCTGCCCGGCGGCGCCGAAATCCGCGCGGCCGCCGGCGCCGCCGCGGAGCAGGCCCGCGCCGACGGCGTGCGCGTCGCGGTGATCCCGACCCGCTCCGCCGTCCAGGCCCTGGCCGCCCTCGCCGTGCACGACCCGGAGGCCGGCTTCGACGAGGACGTCGTCGCCATGACCGCCGCCGCCGGAGCCACCCGGTACGGGGAACTGGCCGTCGCCGAGCGGCAGTCCTTCACCTCCGCCGGCATCTGCCAGGCCGGCGACGTCCTCGGGCTCATCGACGGCGACGTCGCCGTCATCGGCGCGGGCCTGCCCGAGACGGCCGAGGCGGTCCTGGAGCGGATGCTCGGCTCCGGCGGCGAACTGGTCACCCTCGTCCTGGGCCCCGAGGCCCCCGACACCCTCGCCGCGCGCCTGGAGGCGTACGTCCAGCAGCGGCACCTCGCCGTGGACACCGTCACCTACAGCGGCGGCAGGCACTCCGCGCCCCTGCTCATCGGAGTCGAATAG
- the recG gene encoding ATP-dependent DNA helicase RecG — translation MEHVPALDEDLKKTLGPATAKVLAEQLGLHTALDLLHHYPRRYAERGELTSLADLADQLDEHVTVVAQVADARILTFNGGRGKRLEVTITDGSGRLQLVFFGAGVHKPHKELLPGSRAMFAGKVSRFNHKLQLAHPAYEPLGADASDRDAATAFANQLIPIYPACAKLESWKIAKCVDAVLPRAQEALDPLPPALRDGRGLVPLTDALLKIHRPATKADIEDARRRLKWDEAFVLQVALARRRHADSQLPAVARRPAPGGLLDAFDAKLPFTLTEGQQKVSGEIFDDLATSHPMHRLLQGEVGSGKTMVALRAMLAVVDSGGQAAMLAPTEVLAQQHHRSVTEMMGELAEGGMLGGADLGTKVVLLTGSMGTAARRQALLDLVTGEAGIVIGTHALIEDKVQFHDLGLVVVDEQHRFGVEQRDALRSKGKQPPHLLVMTATPIPRTVAMTVFGDLETSVLDQLPAGRSPIATHVVPAKDKPHFLARAWERVREEVENGHQAYVVCPRIGDGEDDPKGKKKASAEDEAEKRPPLAVLEIAEQLVRGPLAGLSVEVLHGRMDPADKDDVMRRFAAGEVKVLVATTVIEVGVNVPNSTVMVIMDADRFGVSQLHQLRGRVGRGSAPGLCLLVSEMHEASPARARLAAVAATLDGFELSRIDLEQRREGDVLGQAQSGVRSSLRMLAVIEDEEVIAEAREEAARVVAADPELEHLPGLRTALDALLDAEREQYLEKG, via the coding sequence ATGGAACACGTGCCCGCGCTCGACGAAGACCTCAAGAAGACCCTCGGCCCCGCCACCGCCAAGGTGCTCGCCGAGCAGCTCGGCCTGCACACGGCCCTGGACCTGCTCCACCACTACCCCCGGCGGTACGCCGAGCGCGGCGAGCTGACCTCGCTCGCGGACCTCGCCGACCAGCTCGACGAGCACGTCACGGTCGTCGCCCAGGTCGCCGACGCCCGGATCCTGACCTTCAACGGGGGCCGCGGCAAGCGGCTGGAGGTCACCATCACCGACGGCAGCGGCCGCCTCCAGCTGGTCTTCTTCGGCGCGGGCGTCCACAAACCGCACAAGGAACTGCTGCCCGGCAGCCGCGCGATGTTCGCGGGCAAGGTCTCCCGGTTCAACCACAAGCTCCAGCTCGCGCACCCGGCGTACGAACCCCTCGGCGCCGATGCCTCCGACCGGGACGCCGCCACCGCCTTCGCCAACCAGCTGATCCCGATCTACCCGGCCTGCGCCAAGCTGGAGTCCTGGAAGATCGCCAAGTGCGTGGACGCCGTCCTGCCCCGGGCGCAGGAGGCCCTGGACCCGCTCCCGCCCGCCCTGCGCGACGGCCGCGGACTGGTCCCGCTCACCGACGCCCTCCTCAAGATCCACCGCCCGGCCACCAAGGCCGACATCGAGGACGCCCGCCGCCGCCTGAAGTGGGACGAGGCCTTCGTCCTCCAGGTCGCCCTCGCCCGCCGCAGGCACGCCGACTCCCAGCTCCCGGCCGTCGCCCGCCGCCCGGCCCCCGGCGGCCTCCTCGACGCCTTCGACGCGAAGCTCCCCTTCACCCTCACCGAAGGCCAGCAGAAGGTCTCGGGGGAGATCTTCGACGACCTGGCCACCAGCCACCCCATGCACCGCCTCCTCCAGGGCGAGGTCGGCTCGGGCAAGACGATGGTGGCGCTGCGGGCCATGCTCGCCGTCGTCGACTCCGGGGGACAGGCCGCGATGCTCGCCCCCACCGAGGTCCTCGCCCAGCAGCACCACCGTTCCGTCACCGAGATGATGGGCGAGCTCGCCGAGGGCGGCATGCTCGGGGGGGCCGACCTGGGCACCAAGGTGGTCCTGCTCACCGGCTCCATGGGGACGGCCGCCCGCCGCCAGGCCCTGCTCGACCTGGTCACCGGCGAGGCCGGGATCGTCATCGGCACCCACGCCCTGATCGAGGACAAGGTCCAGTTCCACGACCTCGGCCTGGTCGTCGTCGACGAACAGCACCGCTTCGGCGTCGAGCAGCGCGACGCCCTGCGCTCGAAGGGCAAGCAGCCGCCGCACCTGCTGGTCATGACCGCCACCCCCATCCCGCGCACCGTCGCCATGACCGTCTTCGGCGACCTGGAGACCTCCGTCCTCGACCAGCTGCCCGCCGGCCGCTCCCCGATCGCCACCCACGTGGTGCCCGCCAAGGACAAGCCGCACTTCCTCGCCCGCGCCTGGGAACGGGTCCGCGAGGAGGTCGAGAACGGCCACCAGGCGTACGTCGTCTGCCCGCGCATCGGCGATGGCGAGGACGACCCGAAGGGCAAGAAGAAGGCCTCCGCCGAGGACGAGGCCGAAAAGCGCCCGCCGCTGGCCGTCCTGGAGATCGCCGAGCAGCTCGTCCGCGGCCCCCTCGCCGGGCTCTCCGTCGAGGTGCTGCACGGGCGGATGGACCCCGCCGACAAGGACGACGTGATGCGCCGCTTCGCCGCCGGCGAGGTCAAGGTGCTCGTCGCCACCACCGTCATCGAGGTCGGTGTGAACGTCCCCAACTCCACCGTCATGGTGATCATGGACGCCGACCGCTTCGGCGTCTCCCAGCTCCACCAGCTCCGCGGCCGCGTCGGCCGCGGCTCCGCCCCCGGCCTGTGCCTGCTGGTCAGCGAGATGCACGAGGCCAGTCCCGCCCGCGCCCGGCTCGCAGCCGTCGCCGCCACCCTCGACGGCTTCGAGCTCTCCCGCATCGACCTGGAACAGCGCCGCGAGGGCGACGTCCTCGGCCAGGCCCAGTCCGGCGTCCGCTCCTCGCTGCGCATGCTCGCCGTCATCGAGGACGAGGAGGTCATCGCCGAGGCCCGGGAGGAGGCCGCCCGCGTCGTGGCCGCCGACCCCGAACTGGAGCACCTGCCCGGACTGCGCACCGCCCTCGACGCCCTGCTGGACGCCGAGCGCGAGCAGTACCTGGAGAAGGGCTGA
- the rsmD gene encoding 16S rRNA (guanine(966)-N(2))-methyltransferase RsmD produces MTRVIAGTAGGRRLAVPPGTGTRPTSDRMREGLFSTWESLHGVADSRVLDLYGGSGAVGLEALSRGAAHTLLVEADAKAAKAIRDNIKALGLPGAEFRAGKAEQIVAGAAPGDPYDIVFLDPPYAVEHGELGEILLTLRANGWLTGEALVTVERSTRSGPFPWPEGFEPLRSRKYGEGTLWYGRAASTSEDS; encoded by the coding sequence ATGACCCGCGTGATCGCCGGCACCGCCGGCGGGCGGCGGCTGGCCGTGCCGCCCGGCACCGGCACCCGCCCGACCTCCGACCGGATGCGCGAAGGGCTCTTCTCCACCTGGGAGTCACTGCACGGCGTCGCGGACTCCCGGGTCCTCGACCTCTACGGCGGCTCCGGCGCCGTGGGCCTGGAAGCCCTCTCCCGGGGCGCCGCCCACACCCTCCTGGTCGAGGCCGACGCCAAGGCCGCCAAGGCCATCCGGGACAACATCAAGGCACTGGGCCTGCCCGGCGCCGAGTTCCGGGCCGGCAAGGCCGAGCAGATCGTCGCGGGCGCCGCGCCGGGGGACCCGTACGACATCGTCTTCCTGGACCCCCCGTACGCCGTCGAGCACGGCGAACTCGGCGAGATCCTCCTCACACTCCGCGCCAACGGCTGGCTCACCGGCGAAGCCCTCGTCACCGTGGAGCGCAGCACCAGGAGCGGACCGTTCCCGTGGCCCGAGGGGTTCGAGCCGCTGCGCTCGCGCAAATACGGCGAAGGCACCCTTTGGTACGGTCGCGCCGCCTCCACCAGCGAAGACTCATGA